The Leguminivora glycinivorella isolate SPB_JAAS2020 chromosome 1, LegGlyc_1.1, whole genome shotgun sequence genome includes a region encoding these proteins:
- the LOC125225759 gene encoding protein krasavietz — MSQKVEKPVLSGQRIKTRKRDEKEKYDPNGFRDALVQGLERAGGDLEAAYKFLDAAGSKLDYRRYGEVIFDVLIAGGLLLPGGGVSMDGESPKTNTCIFNANEDMESMRNFEQVFVKLMRRYKYLEKMFEEEMKKVLVYLKGFEPAQRIKLARMTALWIGNGCVPPSVLLVMLNEHIVKDNLALDFVLEVFACVKQERGTASLVTALKKGQLEGRLLEFLPLNRRSEEALAAAFASRGLAELLRLHRAQASQEARRELTRALEDELADEKPVRDLIQELRDMAVKHAIPDHEVVAIIWTCVMNRGEWNKKEELLAEQAAKHLRHYTPLLAAFAMSARAEIALLTKVQEYCYENMSFMRAFSKLVLMLYKSNVLSEEAILKWYRDPNSSKGKLMFLEQMKKFVEWLQSAEEESESGEEED, encoded by the exons ATGAGAAAGAGAAGTACGACCCGAACGGGTTCCGCGACGCGCTCGTGCAGGGGCTTGAGCGCGCGGGCGGCGACCTCGAGGCGGCGTACAAGTTCCTAGACGCGGCCGGCTCCAAGCTCGACTACCGGCGCTATGGCGAGGTCATCTTCGACGTGCTCATCGCGGGCGGCCTGCTGC tacCCGGCGGTGGCGTGTCGATGGACGGCGAGTCTCCCAAGACGAACACTTGCATCTTCAACGCCAATGAGGACATGGAATCCATGCGCAATTTCGAACAG gTATTTGTGAAGCTGATGCGCCGATACAAATATTTGGAGAAAATGTTTGAGGAGGAAATGAAAAag GTGCTGGTGTACTTGAAGGGTTTCGAACCGGCCCAGCGCATCAAGCTGGCCCGCATGACCGCGCTCTGGATTG GTAACGGGTGCGTGCCGCCGTCGGTGCTGCTCGTGATGCTGAACGAGCACATCGTGAAGGACAACCTCGCGCTCGACTTCGTGCTGGAGGTGTTCGCCTGCGTCAAGCAGGAGCGCGGCACCGCCTCGCTCGTCACCGCGCTCAAGAAGGGCCAGCTGGAGGGCAG GTTGCTGGAGTTCCTGCCGCTGAACCGGCGCAGCGAGGAGGCGCTGGCGGCCGCCTTCGCGTCGCGCGGGCTGGCCGAGCTGCTGCGCCTGCACCGCGCGCAGGCCTCGCAG GAGGCGCGACGCGAGCTGACGCGCGCGCTGGAGGACGAGCTGGCGGACGAGAAGCCGGTGCGCGATCTCATCCAGGAGCTGCGCGACATGGCCGTCAAGCACGCCATCCCCGACCACGAGGTCGTCGCCATC ATATGGACGTGCGTGATGAACCGCGGCGAGTGGAACAAGAAGGAGGAGCTGCTGGCGGAGCAGGCGGCCAAGCACCTGCGCCACTACACGCCGCTGCTCGCCGCCTTCGCCATGTCCGCCAGGGCGGAGATCGCGCTGCTCACTAAG GTGCAAGAGTACTGCTACGAGAACATGAGCTTCATGCGCGCGTTCAGCAAGCTGGTGCTGATGCTGTACAAGAGCAACGTGCTCTCAGAGGAGGCCATCCTCAAGTGGTACCGCGACCCCAACTCCAGCAAGGGCAAGCTCATGTTCCTCGAGCAGATGAAGAAGTTCGTCGAGTGGCTCCAGAGCGCTGAGGAGG AATCTGAGAGCGGCGAAGAAGAAGATTAG